The proteins below come from a single Octopus sinensis linkage group LG10, ASM634580v1, whole genome shotgun sequence genomic window:
- the LOC115216230 gene encoding protein FAM200A-like, whose product MNFPSWLTQPLLINVSDATIQYQEELSELQHDESVKTLFKLKGTKMWLYDEVERKYPKISTSARELLIPFPSSYLVECGFSAVDNLLEAKRNRLEITKRGDLRLKLTKLSPQIKTCAVCIRHRVLTKLVELTVK is encoded by the coding sequence ATGAATTTTCCTTCTTGGTTAACTCAACCGCTTCTGATTAACGTTTCTGATGCTACAATCCAATACCAAGAAGAGTTATCAGAATTACAACATGATGAATCAgtgaagactttgtttaaattgaaaggtacAAAGATGTGGCTATATGACGAGGTTGAAAGAAAATATCCTAAAATTTCTACATCAGCGAGAGAGCTACTGATTCCTTTCCCTTCGTCTTATTTGGTCGAATGTGGTTTTAGTGCAGTTGATAATTTGCTCGAAGCCAAGAGAAACCGGCTTGAGATTACAAAACGTGGCGATTTACGACTGAAATTAACAAAGTTGTCTCCTCAAATTAAAACTTGTGCTGTATGCATCAGGCACAGGGTTCTCACTAAATTAGTCGAGCTGACCGTCAAATAA
- the LOC115216229 gene encoding SCAN domain-containing protein 3-like, which yields MTSGHRGHNLRFRLSFEASTSETLAPQRDKEDPALSNKLTIQISQSIASISLLLALLKMSKPNKKKTRQYAVEFLKFGFIPDEHDERKPFCLLCNQTMSNESMKAGRLEAHLKVRHPNNSNLDLEYFKSLKEKFKNRTKLTSLFHAKQAPHTRALEASYEISLLIAKYGKNHTIGEQLIKPAISIFLKTVLQKDDGDIRTMPLSNNTVSNRIDEMGQDVESQLIEKLKLRKFSLQMDESTIRDSEALLLTYVRYIDHEEFQEEMLFCESFETTTTANDIYIKIKHYLDANKIPKENLLACAADGAPAMMGKNTGCLKMMKDENPNMLTVHCVIHRENLVAKKLSPVLNKILQSVIKCVNSIKRNSKSERLFKQFCINQSAEHVRLLLHTEVRWLSSGNCLKRFMELFDQINDFLSDKCEMKLLSTTDGKAFVSYLTDIFEKLGNLNKQLQGANMTLIDAKAKIFGFITALELWKKKFSKRNFPKEISVNFTG from the coding sequence atgACGAGCGGTCATCGCGGGCACAACCTTAGATTCCGTCTTTCCTTTGAAGCCTCCACATCGGAAACTCTCGCACCCCAGCGAGACAAAGAAGATCCCGCACTGAGCAATAAACTTACTATTCAGATAAGCCAATCAATTGCCTCAATTAGTCTTTTGTTAGCCCTATTGAAAATGAGCAAACCAAACAAGAAGAAGACTCGTCAATACGCGGTGGAGTTTTTGAAGTTTGGATTCATTCCTGATGAGCATGATGAGCGTAAACCGTTTTGCTTATTATGTAATCAGACGATGAGCAATGAGTCAATGAAGGCAGGTAGGCTGGAAGCGCACTTAAAGGTAAGACATCCTAATAATTCTAATTTAGATTTGGAATACTTcaaatcattgaaagaaaaatttaaaaaccgaACAAAACTCACTTCACTATTTCATGCAAAACAAGCGCCTCATACTCGTGCCCTTGAAGCCAGCTACGAAATCTCCTTGCTTATAGCAAAATATGGAAAGAATCACACTATTGGAGAGCAACTGATTAAACCTGCTATCTCAATATTCTTAAAAACTGTATTACAAAAAGATGATGGAGATATCAGGACTATGCCACTCAGTAATAACACTGTCTCGAACAGAATAGATGAAATGGGGCAAGATGTTGAAAGCCAGCTCATTGAGAAATTAAAATTGCGTAAGTTTTCATTACAAATGGACGAATCCACAATCCGGGACAGTGAGGCTCTGTTATTGACTTATGTGAGGTATATTGACCACGAGGAGTTTCAGGAAGAGATGCTGTTCTGCGAATCGTTTGAAACCACCACAACTGCAAatgatatttacatcaaaatcaaacattATTTGGATGCAAACAAAATACCAAAGGAAAACTTACTGGCATGTGCGGCAGACGGTGCACCTGCCATGATGGGCAAGAATACGGGATGCTTAAAAATGATGAAGGATGAAAATCCAAACATGTTGACTGTCCATTGTGTAATACACCGAGAAAACTTGGTTGCCAAGAAATTGTCCCCTGTTCTTAACAAGATTCTTCAAAGTGTGATCAAGTGTGTCAACAGcattaaaagaaattctaaatcTGAACGTCTTTTTAAGCAGTTTTGTATAAATCAAAGTGCCGAACATGTTCGATTATTGCTTCATACAGAAGTAAGATGGCTATCAAGTGGAAACTGCTTAAAGAGGTTCATGGAATTATTTGATCAGATTAACGACTTTCTTAGTgataaatgtgaaatgaaattgctGTCAACAACGGATGGAAAAgcatttgtcagttatttgacagacATATTTGAGAAACTTGGAAACTTGAATAAACAACTTCAAGGTGCAAACATGACACTTATTGATGCAAAAGCAAAGATTTTTGGATTTATTACAGCTCTCGaattatggaaaaagaaattttCCAAAAGAAATTTTCCAAAAGAAATTTCAGTGAACTTTACTGGTTGA